The genomic segment CTTGTTCAATGCCGTTTACAAAGGCTATTTTTCCTGCTTCTTCTCTTTGTACGGCAATATCGGTAGCGTAATCATATTCAGCTATTAACATGTTTATAACCTCCCGTGATTTTCTTTGTAGGTATTCTCTCAGTATATTGTTTTTGATGCATTCTTTAATAGCATTCTCGAAACCATGCTCTTTATCAACTGCAATATGCCGACGCACTGCATCCACAAACAGGCTGTATTGTTCAAGCGGTTCACAACTCTTTAATATGTGACTATCCTTATCATAATAGATATTTATCAGTTTTACAACAAGTTCAAGATTTACCGTTTCAGATTGCATAATAAAAGAATCCGAAAGCTTTAGTATTTGTTTGGCAGGAAGTTTTTCTACTCCATTATAAAAAACATAAAATGCCGGTATCGGGATTTTTTTAAGAGTTCGTGAGTAGCGGTTACGGGGATTTTGGATATGCTCATACAACCGTGTAACATATTCAAGACATCGTAATGGCATATTCGGATTTACGGTTGACTGATGTTCTGCAAGTACGATAATTTTATTATCAACGAGATATGATACATCATTAGCGAATGACATATACATTGTTTGTTTCAGTCTTATATTTTTCAATATAGATGTAGAGTGATAGTTTGTAGCATAAAGAGCATTATATAATGCTAAAAAGTTCTTTTTTGCATTTCTGTCTTCACCAAAAAGATCGGCAAAGACAGAATCCTTGTAACGGCGATTATGTCTTTTCATAGTAATTTACCTCCGTAAATATATACCTTATATATATCACCGAAGGCAAAATGGCTAAAGAAATCAGGGGAAGACTTTTCTTTTTTTTCGATAAAAAGAAAAGTCTTCCCCTGCGACCCCATCTAAAGAAAAACGGCGACTTAGGGTTCTACCCTAAGAACCCGCCTTGGTTCCAAAGCATAGTTCCAAAAATAAAAGCTAAAAAGCAATGATTTTCATACTAACTCGTTTCAGTACCGCCAAGGACGGCGGTGGTTCCATTCAGTAGCAAGATTGCTTGCAAACTTGTAGCCCAAAAATGTGCACGGATGTACATTTTTGGGCGAGGATGTCCGTTTTTTTACCGTGTGCCGGGGATCTTTACGACGATGCTTGCAAGTTCGGGTTTCTTTTCCAAGTCTTTCTTTAAGCCCTCTGCCCGTGCTTTGTTGACATAGTTGGGGGACTGGAACGAATAGGTGAACTTGGTGTGCACGTCATAGGTGCCCTTCATCAGCGCGTATGCGTCTTCCGTCATAACGAGTTCTTCGTCGGTGGGGATAACGAATATCTTTACCGGCGAGTCATCAGCGCTGATGCAGGTTTCCGCGTTGCGGGTGCGGGCAAGTGCATTCTTTTTAGGATCGATTTTAATGCCGAGGTGCGTTAAACCTTCGCAGACAGCGAGCCGGGTGTCAAAGCCGAATTCACCGACACCGGCGGTAAAGACGATTGCATCCGGTTTTTGGCCGAGCGCAGCGATATAAGCGCCGAAGTATTTTTGCAAGCGGTACACTTCCATATTAAAGGCAAGCCGAGCCCGTTTATCGCCTTCGCCCATTGCCTTTGAAACATCGCGGCGGTCAACGTATTGTCCCGTAACGCCGAGTAAGCCCGATTTCTTGTTCAAAGCGGTGTCCATTTCCGCCGGCGTCATGCCGGTTTTCCGCATAATATAGAAAGGAAGCGCCGGATCGCAGTCGCCGGAGCGGGTACCCATAACCAAACCTTCCAAGGGGGTAAGCCCCATCGAGGTATCGAAGCACTTGCCCTGTTTAACACAGCACATCGAAGCGCCGTTTCCGATATGAGCAATGATGATATTGGTGTCTTCCGGTTTTTTTCCGAGGATGACGGCGGCTCGTTTTGCAGTGTACAAGAAGCTGGTTCCGTGGAAGCCGTAGCGGCGGGCAGAGTATTTTTCGTACCATTCGTGAGGAATAGCGTACATAAAGCTGGTTTCGGGCATTGTCTGGTGCCATGCCGTGTCGATAATCGCACAATGCGGAACGTTCGGCAGCACCTTTTGGGCAGCCTCAATACCCATAATGTTGGCAGGGTTATGCAGCGGCCCTAAGTCCTGCACTTCGCGGAACGTGTTAAGAATTTCGGGGGTTACGATAACCGATTTGATAAACTTATCCCCGCCGTGAGTTACGCGGTGTCCGACTGCCTTGATAACGTTCATGTCGGTGATAACGCCTACGGACGGATCGGTCAATGTTTTAATGATAAGCTCAACCGCATGAGTGTGAGATGGACAGGGACTTTCCAGTACATACTTGTCCTTCCCTTTTGCCTCGTGGGTAATAACACTGCCGGGCTGCGTTACCCGCTCTACAACACCTGATGCAAGGACGCTGTGATTGTCCCAATCATACACCTGATACTTTACCGAAGAACTGCCGCAGTTCAATGTCAAAATAACCATGAAAAACTCCTATTTATTAATACTCGGCGGTTCTAAGAACTCGGTTAGCTTTTAGAGCCGCTTTACTATAGAATACCGGCGGAGCTTCGCTTTTAGGCGATCGCCAGCATCCTTGAGGTTTCAGTATATAGCGAAATCGGGGAAATGTCAAAAACTCACGTTGGTTGGGACGGAGGCATCAGATGCTTTTTGAAGAATACATTTCTCTTTTTGTTAAAAAAAATGCGTGAAATTCTTTTGAAATTTCACGCATTCAATTGAGATTTTTAGGAACTCCCTATAGGATTTTTTAATACGGTTCGCCGTTTGCCTTGGGCGCGGCAGAGTTCTTACTGAACAGCACGAGGGCTATCAGCGTAACAAGGTAGGGGAATATCTTGAGCCATACCGGCGGTATACCGCTTAAAGCGGGGATAACCTGCGAGACGTTCGCGACAGTACGGGCAAATCCGAAGAAGAAGGTTGCACCGAGGATTCCGAACGGCTTCCATTGACCGAAGATTAATGCTGCGATGGCCAAAAAGCCGAGGCCGTCTACGCTGCCGTTAAATTCTCCCGAATAGGTTACGAGGATAATAGCGCCGCCGAGTGCGGAAAGCGCACCGCTCGCACATACCGCGAAGTACCGCATTCGGTGTACATTGATACCGGCACTCGCAACGGCGGACGGATGCTCGCCGCAGGCACGCAGCCGCAAGCCGAAAGAGGTCTTATACAACAGTATCCATGACAGAATAAGGATTACCAAAACCAGCCACGTACTCCAATATACTTGCGAAAAGAAAAGCGGGCCTAATACGGGAATTTTTGAAAGACCGGGAATATCCTGGCGGATAATGCTTGCAACGCGCACATTTCCCGAACCGGTTATGGTACGAGCCATATAGATAGTTAATGCAGCGGCGAGCATGTTGATGGCCGTACCGCTGATAACCTGATCCGCTTTCAGCGTAATCGATGCAAACGCATGCAGCAGCGAAAAAAGAATGCCGGCTATAGCCGCAACCAGCAAGCCGATCGGAATAACCAGTCCTGCCGGGATGGAGTGCTGCAGTAAATTGATAACTACCGCTGCGGAAAAACTTCCGATCAGCATCAAACCTTCAAGGCCGAGGTTGGTAACCCCGCTTCGTTCGCTGTATAATCCGCCGAGGGAAGTAATCAAAAGAGGAATTGTGTATGCAATTACATAGGGAAAAATTAAGGTTAAAATATGCCACATACGTTATACCTCCTCTGCAGAAAGCCCAGCTGTTTGGCGTGTACGTATCTTTTTGGAAATAGTTCCCCAGAAGCGTTTAAAGAGCAGACTGGTTGCAGTAAAATAGATAATAACCGCAATGATAGTGTCTGCAATTTCCGGCGGAACAATAGTGTTCGCGCTCATAAAGCCTTTGCCGACGTGCAACACGCCGAAGAAAATTGAACTGAGTGCAACTCCGATCGGTGTCCCTGCGCCGAGCAAAGAAACTGCGATGCCGTCAAACCCCTGCGAGGGCATTACACCGATCTGCATATTCAGCGCATAGCCGGTGTAGTAGGTGAGACCTGCCAAGCCCGACAGCGCTCCCGCTATCATCATCGAAATAACGATATTCCGGTTTACTTTAATCCCTGCATATTCCGCACAGTTGCGGTTATAACCGACTGCTTTTAATTCAAAGCCGAGTGTTGTCTTATCCAAGATGATTTTAAGGAGAACCATTGCGAGTATTCCGAGGAAGATTCCGTAGTTCACGTATTCGCTGCTGAACAAGTTTGTGAGCCACGGGGTACGGAGCGAACGGGATATCGCAATCGATTTACTTTCCGTTTCCAGATATTCCGCCTTTAAGTAGCCCGGTACGATGTAAAAGACGAGCCAATAGGCAATCCAGTTCATCATAATGGTGGAAACAACTTCGTGTACGTTGAACAGTGCTTTTAATAAACCGGGAACAACACCCCAAAGAGCGCCGCCTGCAACACCGATAAGAATCAGCAAAATGAAAAAGAGCGGGCGAGGCATGGAAGTTGCCGACAACGCAAACATACTGCCGAGCAATCCGCCGATCAGCATCTGTCCCGAACCTCCGATATTAAAGAGTCCGGTTTTAAATGCAAACGAAACGGAAAGGCCGACTAATAAAAGTGTTGTGGCTGTTGCTAGCGTATTTCCGATACGTTCGATATTCATCAGACCGCCGCGGAAAAGGTAGATAAAGGCGGTAAAAGGATTCTCGCCTATAAAAAGAATAAGGATCGCACCTGCGATTAAACCGAGCAGTACGGCGGAAAGGCTGATTACAAGGGTATTATCTGCAAGAGTCGTGTGTTTTTTTTATAATCACTGTTGGCCTCCATGTTTATGTGTGTCCCCAGCCATCATCAAACCTACTTCTTCGACTGTAGTTTCTTCCGGGCGGACAATACCGGTTAAGGCGCCGCGGTGCATAACGGCAATTCGATCCGACAGATTGAAGATTTCGTCCAGCTCAAAAGAGATGAGCAAAACAGCCCGTCCTCTATCGCGGTGCTTTACCAATTCTTTATGAATTGCTTCGATAGCACCGACATCCAAACCGCGTGTCGGCTGCACGGCGATAAGCAGTTCGGGATCAAGGGCAATTTCACGGCCGAGAATAGCCTTTTGCTGATTACCTCCGCTCAAATTCCGTGCGGCGGAGTGAACGCCTTCGCCTGAACGGACATCGAATTGTTCGGTAATGTCGCCGGCAAATGCAAACATCTTGTTTTTATGGAGAAATCCGTGTTTTTGAAAGGGAACCTTGTAATATGATTTGATAATCATATTTTCGGCAATCGTGTACTGCATAACCAAGCCGTGTTTTTGGCGGTCTTCGGGAACTAAGCCCATACCCGATTCATTGCGCTCGCGGATAGAAGTTTTCGTGATATCCTTACCGCTTAGCAGAACGGTTCCTTCCGCAATCGGCATTAAACCGGAAAGCGCATGAACAAGTTCGCTTTGTCCGTTACCGTCTACACCCGCTATACCGACAATTTCGCCCTTATGTACTTGCAGCGAAAAGTCATTGACAGCCGGTACTTTTTTAGAACCGATAACTTTGAGATGTTGTATATCGAGTACGACCTCACCGGGCTTTGCAGGATCTTTTTGTACCTTAAACTCAACCGGCCGTCCAACCATCTTTGCCGCCATCTCGTTTTTGGAAGTTGTTGCAACATCTATGACATCGATCAGCTTTCCTCGCCGTATAATGGTACAACGGTCGGCAACGTCCTTAATTTCCTGTAGTTTATGGGTAATGAGGATTATGGATTTTCCCTCGCTTACGAGGTTCCTCATTATTTGAATAAGTTCTTCGATTTCCTGCGGTGTTAAAACGGCAGTCGGTTCGTCAAAAATAAGCACTTCCGCATCGCGGTACAACATTTTTAGTATCTCAACCCGCTGCTGCATCCCGACCGTAATATCCATAATACGCGCATTCGGATCGATTTGTAATCCGTATCGGGAACTTAAATCTTTTATCTTTTTTTCCGCCTTATGCAGATCAAGAAAAAAGCCGCCTTCTTTTCCGAGGATAATATTTTCGGTAACGGTAAAATTATGTACAAGCTGAAAATGCTGGTGCACCATACCGATGCCGAGTTCATTAGCATCATTCGGATTATTGATAACCGCCGGTTTACCGTTTACGAGAATTTCACCCGCATCGGGGTGGTATAAACCGAATAAGATGCTCATAAGAGTGGATTTACCTGCGCCGTTTTCTCCAAGAATCGCATGGATTTCCCCTTTTTTTACCTGCAATGTTATATCATCATTTGCAACAATACCGGGGAATTCTTTGCGGATATGGCGCATTTCGATAGCATATTGTTCAGACAGATCAGGCCTTCCTTTATTTACACTGTAAACTTTTATCTAATTAATATTAAAGAAAAATCCGAGGTGTATGCATACATACATCCTCGGATTTGCAAAAAATGTTTACCGATTAGCGGAACAAATCTCCCTGTTTATCGGAAATTACAATAGCGCCGGATTTGATTTGCGCATATATATCCATAACTTGTTTTTGGACATCGCTTGAAAGATTGGGGTTTTCCGGAGGAATACCGACTGCATCTTCTTTTGCGGTTAAAACAAGAGTGGAGCCGCCTTGGAATTTACCGTCGAGCTCATCTTTGACCATGTCATAGGATGCGCGGTCAACATATTTCATTGCGGAAGTCAGGATAACCGATTTTCCGTCGGGGAGTAAGCCTTCGTTATATTGATTAACGTCAACGCCGACAACCCATATTTCTTTTCCAACCTGACGGCGTGCTTTAGCTTCGTTGATAACGCCGACACCTACACCGCCTGCTGCTGCGTGAATACAGGTAACGCCGCGGTCAAACATAGAAGCTGCAATCTGCTGGCCCGCTGCGATGTCGCTGAATGTTCCCTGATACACAAAGTCTTCCGGATGCATTTCAATATTTGTGCCGAGGTTTTCATTGGCATATTTAATACCCTGCTGCCATCCCCAGTTAAATTTCTGAACAGCCGGAATCTCCATACCGCCGATAAATCCGAAGCGTCCTTCTTTTAATTGGAGAGCTGCTGCAAGGCCTGCAGTGAATCCCGCTTCTTGTTCTGCAAAGAGAATACCGATGGTGTTCGGTCCGTTCTGAGCGTCATAAGAATCGGCGGGGTGAGCGTTACCGTCGATGATAACGAGCTTTGCATCAGGATATTTTGTCTGAGCCTTGAAAATTGCGGTTTCAAACTTGAAGCCGGGGCAAACGATGAATTTATACCCTGAATCATAGAGGTTGGAAATTTCTTTTACATAGTCCGCTTCGGTTGTTCCGACCGGCTTTAAGTATTTAATCTCAACGCCGAGTTCTTTTTCTGCACGGACAATGCCTTCCCATGTTCCCTGATTGAATGATTTATCATCAATCGTTCCCGCATCGGTAACCATACCGACTTTCATAGCTTTCTTTGCCGGTTCTTCGCTCTTGGTACATGAGCAAATGACAAAGGCACTGAATACCAGCACGGCTGTTCCCAGTACCGTTTTTAAGCTTATTTTTCGCATATTTGCGCCTCCTCAAATAAGTTTATTAAGTATACCCCAATAAAAATGCCGTGTCAAATCGTTAATATAATGAAGGTGTACATCCGTGTACACTTCTGGACGCGAGTTTTTGCGAAGCAAAAACGTCGCTTCTGCGTGGAACCACGGACATCCCTGTCCGTTCTGAAAAAAGCCCTTCCGAAGCCTTTTGAAATAGACGGTGTAGATACAAGGAATAAGGCAAAAAAGTACCGCAGGCGTATCTTTGATACGTTGAGGACACTTTTTTGCCTTATGACGCAGTAGATGCACCGTCTATTTCAAAAGGACTCGCTGATGGCACCAAGCGCATCTATAGTAGCCTCTATCTCTTCCGTGGTGTTAAACGTGGAAAAGCTGAAACGAACCATGCCTTGGGCTTCCGTTTTGTATGCGTGGTGTACCAGCGGAGCACAGTGGGCGCCCGGGCGGGTGGCAATTCCGTAGCGTTCATCGAGGAGGCGGCTTACTTCCGATGAAGGCGCTGTCTTGAGGTTCAAGCTGATAACGGGACCGGGGTTTTGCGTTTTCGGCGCATAGAGTGTGATAAACGGAAGGTCGGCGGCAAGTTTAAAAAAGTAGGAACGCAGGTTGGCTAAATACGCGGCTGCATTCTCTTGGCCGAGCTGCTCGATATAGGCACAGCCTGCAGCCAGCCCTGCAAAAGACGGTACGTTCATCGTTCCTGCTTCAAAGACATCCGGCATCGTCGCAGGGTGGGTTTTATCAAAGGAGTGAATACCGCTGCCGCCTGAAAATACCGGCTTAAAGGCAAAATCGCCGTTGACCGCAATGCCGCCGGTACCCTGCGGACCGTACAGTCCCTTGTGCCCGGTAAAGCAGACAATGGTTTGCTCATACTGCGAAAGATCCATCGGCATGGTACCGGCGCTTTGGGAAGCGTCGATAATCAGCGTCAGTCCGTTCTTTCTGCAAAGCCCGTAGATTTTCTGCATGTCGGGAACCGCGCCGATGACGTTGGAGCAGGCGGTAACGATAACCGCTTTAGTATTGCCCCGTATCGCTGCTTCCATCGCGGCATAGTCAAGTTCGCCCGTTTCAAGGTCAAAACCGATAATGGAGAGTTCGGCTCCCTGACTTTCCAGCTGATAGAGCGGGCGCAGCACCGAGTTATGTTCAAGCGCAGTAGTGATGAGGTGATCACCCGCGCCGAACAGGCTTTTCAGCACAAGGTTCAGCGCTGCCGTCGCGTTTTGGCAGAGCGCAACCTGCAGCGGGTCTTTTATATGGAAGATACGGGCGACGGCAGCGCGGGTCTTATATAAAGAGGCAAGCGCCGCATGCGCCGTTTTGTGCGCCGACCTTCCCGGATTTGCAAATTGCTGCGAGGCAATCGCTTCATATACTGCGTCCGCAACAGAGTCGGGCTTATGGAGCGTCGTAGCGCTGTTATCAAAATAAATCATATTAGTTACCGTTCGCCGCCATCTTTACTGCGGTTCTGACTGCGCCTTGCACGGTGAGAGTATACACATCCTGATACGCAGCGCCGCTTGTGTGTAATAATTCAACCGCCTTTTCCGCATCTTCACGGTTGACCCGCAGCGCCATCCCGCAGCCTTCCGAAATTTCCGGAGGAAGCGGGATGAGGCGGGCATCGGGTAAGCCGGTAACCGCCATTTCCGCTGCGATTGCTTGATGAGTGCTGTCAAACGAAATAACGCAAAATACTTCGTTCTGCATAGCTTAGGGCTTTACGACCTTATTGGTGCGCATGATTTCCGTAATCCGGTACATATTTGTCGCCGAACCGACCTGCAGCTTCTCTTTCAAGCCGTAAAAATCCAAACACAGACCGCAGGCAAGCACCTCCGTCCCCTTGTCTTGGAGCGTCTTTAAATCGGTGATAGTCTTTTCGTTTTCGGTTGTAAGGCGGACACCGGTGTTATACATCACCACCATTTTGGGGATTCGATCCTGCTCAGTCAGCGCATAGACAAAGTTTTCCAACAGCTTTTTGCCGAAACCTTCATCACCGGTACCCATCTTATCGGAGTTAATCACCACAACATACTCATCCGCACCCTGTTCCAGTACGCCCGAATCATTCAGCACCGCGCACGCTTCGCAGCCTTCAAAGTCGTAGAGCACGGTGTATTCCGCATCGTTCAGCTTGGTAACGCTTGCCTTAATATTCAGCTGCGCCGCCATCTTTGTCAGGTTCTGGGTAGCGATTTCGTTATCCACCCGTATCAGGATATTTTCTCCCGATGTGTTTTCGCGCAGCACTTTTTTCGTCATAATGACAGGGATGGGGCATACTTTGCCCATCGCATTTACTTCAATCATCATTTTCCTCCATTTATATACTGCATAATCATTAACTTACCGTAATCGGATAGTCCGAGCGCGGTTCGATGGTGCCGATTTGGAATAGGTTGATGCCGGCTTCCGCAAAGGCGTGCCGGATTTTTTCCGCTTCGGCAGGGCTGACGGCAAAGAGCAATCCGCCCGATGTCTGCGGATCAAAGATAATTTCTTCCAGTGCAAAATCCTTTATGCCGAAGGTGATTTTTCCTTGCGCAAAGTTCCGGTTCCTTTGTCCGCCTGCGGTAAGCAAAAATTCCCCTGCTGCTTGATATGCCGCCTCGATATACGGAATATTTTTTGTGTTAAGTCGGGCGCTAAAGTCTGTGCCGGTCATTTCCAAAAGATGTCCGCTCAAGCCGAAGCCGGTTACGTCCGTACAGGCGTGGACGTCAAAGTTGCGCAAAATCTCTGCTGCGTATTTATTGAGGCAGGTCATCGAGGCGGCTGCTTCGTCAAAGGCGGGGCGGGGGACTTCTCCTGCGCTGTAGGCGGTGGTGATAATACCGATACCGAGTTTTTTGGTTAAAAACAGAACGTCTCCAGCTCGCGGGGTGTTATTCCGCCAAATCCGCTGCGGGTGTACCGTGCCCATCACGGAAAGACCGTATTTTATTTTAGGGTCGTGGATGGAATGCCCGCCGGCGAGCGCGGCTCCCGCTTCTTTTACCTTTTCCGCCCCGCCGGTGAGAATGCTTTGCAGCGCTGCGTAGGCATTTTCGTGAGTCGCTTCTTCGGGATAGCAGACAATGTTCAATGCGCATACCGGTTCTCCGCCCATTGCATAGATATCGCTCAGGGCGTTTGCCGCTGCAACTTGCCCGAAAAGGGTAGGGTCGGTTACCATCGGCGGGAAAAAATCCAAGGTTTGGATAACGGCAATATCTTCCGTCAGCTGAATAACCGCCGCATCGTCGGAGCTGTCAAAGCCGACCAATAAACCTTCGTGCGAAGTTTTAGGGAGCGTTTTTAGCAAAGCGCTTAAAACGCCTGCACCGATTTTTGCATTGCATCCGCCGCATACAAAAAGCTCATCGCTCCGACCGCTCACGGATTTATTATGATTTTCCATTGATTTATTATAATATATAAGGGTGCTTTTTACAAGCAAAATTTCAGCTTCGGGGATGTCTTAAAAGCTGATTACTTTTCCGCCATCCCCGCCGAGTTCTAATTTAAGTCGTTATATCATAATGACTTAAAAAAAAGCCGGTCTATGTACAAACATAAACCGGCTTTTTGCCGTGCGGCTATTGCTCTGATTAGAACATCCCCCGCACGCCTTAACAGAATGTTTCTTTTATAAGCCCCAGAAGGTTTTAAGCATCGGCGCGATAACCAAGGAGACCATCGACATCAGCTTGATAAGAATATTGATGGAGGGGCCGGCGGTATCTTTAAAGGGATCACCGACCGTATCGCCGACAACGGCGGCCTTGTGCGCTTCGGACCCCTTGCC from the Treponema vincentii F0403 genome contains:
- a CDS encoding ABC transporter permease, with product MWHILTLIFPYVIAYTIPLLITSLGGLYSERSGVTNLGLEGLMLIGSFSAAVVINLLQHSIPAGLVIPIGLLVAAIAGILFSLLHAFASITLKADQVISGTAINMLAAALTIYMARTITGSGNVRVASIIRQDIPGLSKIPVLGPLFFSQVYWSTWLVLVILILSWILLYKTSFGLRLRACGEHPSAVASAGINVHRMRYFAVCASGALSALGGAIILVTYSGEFNGSVDGLGFLAIAALIFGQWKPFGILGATFFFGFARTVANVSQVIPALSGIPPVWLKIFPYLVTLIALVLFSKNSAAPKANGEPY
- the yedF gene encoding sulfurtransferase-like selenium metabolism protein YedF — encoded protein: MIEVNAMGKVCPIPVIMTKKVLRENTSGENILIRVDNEIATQNLTKMAAQLNIKASVTKLNDAEYTVLYDFEGCEACAVLNDSGVLEQGADEYVVVINSDKMGTGDEGFGKKLLENFVYALTEQDRIPKMVVMYNTGVRLTTENEKTITDLKTLQDKGTEVLACGLCLDFYGLKEKLQVGSATNMYRITEIMRTNKVVKP
- a CDS encoding BMP family lipoprotein, which translates into the protein MRKISLKTVLGTAVLVFSAFVICSCTKSEEPAKKAMKVGMVTDAGTIDDKSFNQGTWEGIVRAEKELGVEIKYLKPVGTTEADYVKEISNLYDSGYKFIVCPGFKFETAIFKAQTKYPDAKLVIIDGNAHPADSYDAQNGPNTIGILFAEQEAGFTAGLAAALQLKEGRFGFIGGMEIPAVQKFNWGWQQGIKYANENLGTNIEMHPEDFVYQGTFSDIAAGQQIAASMFDRGVTCIHAAAGGVGVGVINEAKARRQVGKEIWVVGVDVNQYNEGLLPDGKSVILTSAMKYVDRASYDMVKDELDGKFQGGSTLVLTAKEDAVGIPPENPNLSSDVQKQVMDIYAQIKSGAIVISDKQGDLFR
- a CDS encoding ABC transporter permease yields the protein MNIERIGNTLATATTLLLVGLSVSFAFKTGLFNIGGSGQMLIGGLLGSMFALSATSMPRPLFFILLILIGVAGGALWGVVPGLLKALFNVHEVVSTIMMNWIAYWLVFYIVPGYLKAEYLETESKSIAISRSLRTPWLTNLFSSEYVNYGIFLGILAMVLLKIILDKTTLGFELKAVGYNRNCAEYAGIKVNRNIVISMMIAGALSGLAGLTYYTGYALNMQIGVMPSQGFDGIAVSLLGAGTPIGVALSSIFFGVLHVGKGFMSANTIVPPEIADTIIAVIIYFTATSLLFKRFWGTISKKIRTRQTAGLSAEEV
- the selD gene encoding selenide, water dikinase SelD, yielding MENHNKSVSGRSDELFVCGGCNAKIGAGVLSALLKTLPKTSHEGLLVGFDSSDDAAVIQLTEDIAVIQTLDFFPPMVTDPTLFGQVAAANALSDIYAMGGEPVCALNIVCYPEEATHENAYAALQSILTGGAEKVKEAGAALAGGHSIHDPKIKYGLSVMGTVHPQRIWRNNTPRAGDVLFLTKKLGIGIITTAYSAGEVPRPAFDEAAASMTCLNKYAAEILRNFDVHACTDVTGFGLSGHLLEMTGTDFSARLNTKNIPYIEAAYQAAGEFLLTAGGQRNRNFAQGKITFGIKDFALEEIIFDPQTSGGLLFAVSPAEAEKIRHAFAEAGINLFQIGTIEPRSDYPITVS
- a CDS encoding aminotransferase class V-fold PLP-dependent enzyme, coding for MIYFDNSATTLHKPDSVADAVYEAIASQQFANPGRSAHKTAHAALASLYKTRAAVARIFHIKDPLQVALCQNATAALNLVLKSLFGAGDHLITTALEHNSVLRPLYQLESQGAELSIIGFDLETGELDYAAMEAAIRGNTKAVIVTACSNVIGAVPDMQKIYGLCRKNGLTLIIDASQSAGTMPMDLSQYEQTIVCFTGHKGLYGPQGTGGIAVNGDFAFKPVFSGGSGIHSFDKTHPATMPDVFEAGTMNVPSFAGLAAGCAYIEQLGQENAAAYLANLRSYFFKLAADLPFITLYAPKTQNPGPVISLNLKTAPSSEVSRLLDERYGIATRPGAHCAPLVHHAYKTEAQGMVRFSFSTFNTTEEIEATIDALGAISESF
- a CDS encoding acetate kinase, yielding MVILTLNCGSSSVKYQVYDWDNHSVLASGVVERVTQPGSVITHEAKGKDKYVLESPCPSHTHAVELIIKTLTDPSVGVITDMNVIKAVGHRVTHGGDKFIKSVIVTPEILNTFREVQDLGPLHNPANIMGIEAAQKVLPNVPHCAIIDTAWHQTMPETSFMYAIPHEWYEKYSARRYGFHGTSFLYTAKRAAVILGKKPEDTNIIIAHIGNGASMCCVKQGKCFDTSMGLTPLEGLVMGTRSGDCDPALPFYIMRKTGMTPAEMDTALNKKSGLLGVTGQYVDRRDVSKAMGEGDKRARLAFNMEVYRLQKYFGAYIAALGQKPDAIVFTAGVGEFGFDTRLAVCEGLTHLGIKIDPKKNALARTRNAETCISADDSPVKIFVIPTDEELVMTEDAYALMKGTYDVHTKFTYSFQSPNYVNKARAEGLKKDLEKKPELASIVVKIPGTR
- a CDS encoding ABC transporter ATP-binding protein, translated to MRHIRKEFPGIVANDDITLQVKKGEIHAILGENGAGKSTLMSILFGLYHPDAGEILVNGKPAVINNPNDANELGIGMVHQHFQLVHNFTVTENIILGKEGGFFLDLHKAEKKIKDLSSRYGLQIDPNARIMDITVGMQQRVEILKMLYRDAEVLIFDEPTAVLTPQEIEELIQIMRNLVSEGKSIILITHKLQEIKDVADRCTIIRRGKLIDVIDVATTSKNEMAAKMVGRPVEFKVQKDPAKPGEVVLDIQHLKVIGSKKVPAVNDFSLQVHKGEIVGIAGVDGNGQSELVHALSGLMPIAEGTVLLSGKDITKTSIRERNESGMGLVPEDRQKHGLVMQYTIAENMIIKSYYKVPFQKHGFLHKNKMFAFAGDITEQFDVRSGEGVHSAARNLSGGNQQKAILGREIALDPELLIAVQPTRGLDVGAIEAIHKELVKHRDRGRAVLLISFELDEIFNLSDRIAVMHRGALTGIVRPEETTVEEVGLMMAGDTHKHGGQQ
- a CDS encoding DUF3343 domain-containing protein, encoding MQNEVFCVISFDSTHQAIAAEMAVTGLPDARLIPLPPEISEGCGMALRVNREDAEKAVELLHTSGAAYQDVYTLTVQGAVRTAVKMAANGN
- a CDS encoding Rpn family recombination-promoting nuclease/putative transposase; protein product: MKRHNRRYKDSVFADLFGEDRNAKKNFLALYNALYATNYHSTSILKNIRLKQTMYMSFANDVSYLVDNKIIVLAEHQSTVNPNMPLRCLEYVTRLYEHIQNPRNRYSRTLKKIPIPAFYVFYNGVEKLPAKQILKLSDSFIMQSETVNLELVVKLINIYYDKDSHILKSCEPLEQYSLFVDAVRRHIAVDKEHGFENAIKECIKNNILREYLQRKSREVINMLIAEYDYATDIAVQREEAGKIAFVNGIEQGKSLGFAEGSHQKALETARLMKQANCEITFIEKMTGLTTEEITRL